Part of the Gemmatimonadota bacterium genome, TCTCCCGGCAGCCGCTACATCGGTTACCTGTCCGCGCGGTCGATCTGGAAGGTCGGCGCCGATGGCGACGGGCAGGTCCATCTGTGCGATTTGCCGGACCAGCGGCTGACAGGCATATCCTGGGGAGGCGATGGACAAATCATCTTCAGCATGAGCAGCCTGAGGACCGGCGGAGGACTGTATGCGGTGTCCGAGCACGGAGGCGTTCCGGTGCTGCTGGCGGAGCCGGACGAAACAAAATCGGAACGGGCCCTGGCCACCCCCCTGAGCCTGTCCGATCACAACCTCCGCCTGTTCTCGGTCGCATTGACCGAGGACGATTCGGATGTGATAGCCAATCTGAGCGAACAGTACCGGGGGAACGCCGAGTTGAGTCAGGTCATTACTGTCGGTCGTATCTCCGGGTCCCGCATTGTCGCGGAATCACCGGGGTACGGCCGGCGCACACTGTCCCTGGAAGGTGATTTTCTCGGCGTTGCGGGGTTCGCGTCCGGCCACCTGGTCTACTACCGAGAGACCACCCGGGCCGAAGGCGACCTTTGGGCCGTGCCCTTTTCGCCCCGGATCGGGGAACTAACGGGTGAAGCCTTTCCGGTGGTACGGCACGTGAATTCCGTCAGTCTCTCCACCGATGGTACCATGGTGTACCGGCCGGCATTCCGTCCCAGGCAGCAGCTTGCCGTGGTCAACCGCCGCGGGCGGATCGAACGGGTCATCGGCAGCCCGCAGGAATGGATTGGCGATCCCGTCCTGTCACCCGAGGGGATGCGGGTCATCGCGGACGCCAGGGACGGGAACCTTCAAGGGCTCTGGCTGTACGACTTCGAATCCGGTGCCGAAAGCCGGCTGACCTTTGACGACCGGGACTACAGCAAACCGACCTACACCTCCGATGGCGGATCCATTGTCTTCGCGGTTTCTCGCTCCCCGAATCCGGGGCGTTTCAGGCGCGATGGGCTGCTCATGCGCATGGATCTCGATGCCATGGAAGAGATGACGCCGTTCTCCACCGATTCGCTTACCGGCTGGGAACCTATCATGTCGGGTGACGGTAGCAAACTGGTCTTTTTCAAACGGCAAAGCATACAGTATTTATCCACGGAAGGCGACGCGGAGCCGGAAGTGCTCATTGAGAACCAGCGGCGGGTGTTTCAGGGCGCCCTGTCACCGGACGGTCGATACCTGGCCTACGTATCGAGCCTGGACGGTTCTCCGGAGGTGTACGTAACCCGGTTTCCTACGGGGTCGGGCCGCTGGCGCGTGTCCGTCAAGGGAGGCTGGACGCCGCGCTGGAATCCCTCCGGGGATGAATTGTTCTACGTGGAAGACAACCGGATGATGTCCGTTCCCCTTTTGGAAGGCCAGGGTTTCCGGTTCGGACCGCCGCGGGTCCTTTTCGATGGTATCCAGGGCGGTGCCGACTACCTGCGTTTTTCCGGTTTTGACGTGACCGGGGATGGGCAGAAGTTCATCCTGCCGACCAACGCGGAAGAAGAACGGCCCGTGTTGACCATTATAGAGAACTGGCCGGGAGAGTTCGGCCAGTAGCCCATAACGACACCGGCAGACAGGTGCTGCCGGACCGGATCGCTGCCTGTGGTATCAGAATCGAGGTGTGACTTGGACGCCCTGAAACAGAAGATCCGTAACGTGCCGGACTTTCCCATCCCCGGCATCAACTTCAAGGACGTGACCACGCTGTTCAAGGATCCCGCCGCCTTCCGTATGGCGGTGGACCGGTTCGTCGCGGAGTACGCGGACAAATCGATCGATCTGGTGGCCGGTATCGAGGCCCGGGGGTTCATCCTGGCGCCGGTACTGGCCTATCACATGGGCAAGGGAATCGTTCCCCTGCGAAAGCCCGGCAAGCTTCCCGCGGAGACACGGCGGATCGAATTCGACCTGGAATACGGCACGGACGCGCTGGAAATGCACCTGGACGCCATACAGCCCGGAGACCGCGTACTCATCGTGGACGACCTGCTGGCCACGGGGGGGACCGCGACGGCGGCTTGTCAACTGGTCGAAGACGCGGGCGGGGTCGTGGCCGGCGTGGGGTTTCTTATCGAACTGTCCTTCCTGGACGGCCGGAAGCGCTTGGGTGATCGACCCGTTTTCTCGCTCCTCGAATACGGCTCCGACGAATAAAACCGCACCTCAGCCCGTCAACCTGCGTTCATTCGCGCTATCAAATGCGCCATCAAACCGGTATCCGGCACTCCGCTTCGGAAATGACGCGCCGGGGATCGAGTTCCTCCATGCATGCATGAGTGCGGAACCGGCAGGCCCGGTTCCCGTGCAGACTGCAGGGGCTGCAGGAAAGATCGAGCGTTACGGCAGCGTCCGCCGGTCCGACCGGCGCGAACCCAAGCCGGGGGTGGGTGGCGCCGAATACGCCGACCACCGGAGTGCCCACGGCCGTCGCCACGTGCATGGGGCCGGAATCGTTGCTTACGAGGAGTGCGCACCGCTGCACGGCCGCGGGCAGCAGCGAGAGATCGGTGGTTCCGGTCCAGTCGACGGCCTGACGCCCCATGACTCGGGCCACCTCGCCCGCAACCGGCCGGTCCCCCTCGCTTCCCAGGAGCAGAATCGTCATATCCCGGGATCTCGCCATGTGGTCCGCAACCCGGGCGAACCGTTCCGGCGGCCAGCGCTTCGGGCCGTGCGAGGCGCCCGGCGCCACGCCGAGTACCGGGGCATCGGGTCCGATACCGGCCTCGGCCAGGCGATTCGCCACTTCGTCGACCGCCGATCTTCGGACGATCAGTTCTGGTATTCTATGCTCTCCCGTATACCGGGCACCTTCGGGGGACCCATCGCCTTGTTCCGGCGGCGCGAGAACCGACCCGAGCACCTCCAGGTACCGGTCGACCGTATGCGGGACGGACCTGGACCGCCGGCGTCTTCTGACGATGGCCATGCGGGCGAACCTTCGCTTGTCGTATCGGATAACCCGCCGCGCCATGCCCGCCAGTCCGACGAGCCTGCTGCGGATGTTCCCGTGCAGGTCGATCGCCAGGTCGTAGCGCCTCCGGCGCAAGCGGGCGACAAGCCGCCAGTGTCCCTGTTCGGGTTCGAAGCACTGCACCCGGGCGACACCGGGAAGCGCGCGAGCCAGGGGAGCGTACTCGTCCCGAGTAAGGAAGTCGAGTTCCGCATCAGGGCAGATCCTGCTCAGCTGCCGGGTAACCGGCGAAGTCAGCACGATATCGCCCATCGAGCTGAATCTGATGACCAGGATGCGGGATGGTCTTTCGGACTGGATCATGCTTCGGACACCGAAGGGTATGGTTTATGGTGCGCGGTTCAGCCCGGTGCGCCGGTCATCCCAGTTGCTGCGCCACGGCCTCCCGGACCATGTCCACGGTGATGCCGGAAAGGTCGCAGAAGGGGCCGCGGTCGCAGGTGGGACACTGCCCGTCGGGGGGCAGCAGGTTAAGGTCCAGGCCGCCCAGGGGCCGCCACCGTTGCGGCGACCGCGCGGGCAGCGGACAGAAGATGGATACCGTGGGGACGCCCAGCGCCCCCGCCAGGTGCATGGGTCCCGTACTGCTGCTCACCAGGAGATCCATTTCGCCGATCACCGCGATCAGTTCATCCAGCGAAAGCCGCCCGGCCAGCGAAAGGGCGGGTCCGTCCAGCCGGGACTTAATTGCTTCGGCGAGGCGTTCTTCCGCCGCGCTCCCGGTGACCACGATCTTCGCACCGTGCCGATCCTGCAAGCGCCTCGCCAGCGCGCCGTACCGCTCGGCCGTCCAGTTCGGGGCGTTCCGGCCGTTGCCGGGATGAATGCCGATGACCGGCATCCCTTCCGGCCGGTCCAGGACCCGGCGGGCTTCCGCCTTCTCCTTCTCCTCCACCTCGATCAGGGGCCGCCCCCCCGGTTCCCGGGCGTCGAGCGCGCGGGCCAGGTCCAGGCAGTAGTCCGATTCGTGACGAAGCGGCATGTAGCCGCCACGGCTGATCGCCCGGGTGAATGTAAGTGCCTGGTAGATCGTCCGGCCCACGCCGAGGCGGCGGGGGATGCCGGCCAGAAAGAGCATCCAGGCGTGACGGGCGGTCGGCATGAGCATCAAGGCCGTGTCGAAGCGGTGGGTTCTCAGGCGCCGCACCTGCGCGAGGAATCCCGCCAGGCCGCGGTGACCCGTATCCGGGTCGTCTTCGATCACGGTGTCGAGACAGGGGCTTCTATCGGGCACGCTCCGGGTATAGGGACGCACCATCATGGCGAGATGGGCGCGAGGCCAGCGATGCCGGAGGGCGTCCAGCACCGGCAGGGACAGC contains:
- the waaF gene encoding lipopolysaccharide heptosyltransferase II translates to MIQSERPSRILVIRFSSMGDIVLTSPVTRQLSRICPDAELDFLTRDEYAPLARALPGVARVQCFEPEQGHWRLVARLRRRRYDLAIDLHGNIRSRLVGLAGMARRVIRYDKRRFARMAIVRRRRRSRSVPHTVDRYLEVLGSVLAPPEQGDGSPEGARYTGEHRIPELIVRRSAVDEVANRLAEAGIGPDAPVLGVAPGASHGPKRWPPERFARVADHMARSRDMTILLLGSEGDRPVAGEVARVMGRQAVDWTGTTDLSLLPAAVQRCALLVSNDSGPMHVATAVGTPVVGVFGATHPRLGFAPVGPADAAVTLDLSCSPCSLHGNRACRFRTHACMEELDPRRVISEAECRIPV
- a CDS encoding protein kinase → MRKDDVVLHYRIAGVLGRGGMGEVYLAEDTRLKRRVALKMLPEDLADDPALLQRFRVEAEAAARLNHPNIAQVYAIEEARMGGPDDPDSPDDAESGSGGQDSSGTMYFITMEYVSGRPLHEHLGGAPLPLDSFYDWFIPIADALDHAHERGVVHRDLKPANVMISEKGVPKILDFGLARVVPGSSGETDGAGPTMSLTQAGTVMGTPAYMSPEQATGSHGDQRSDIFSLGVMMYEALTGVRPFTGENYVSVISSTLKDDPEPVSASNIDVPPMLNRVVRRCLAKEPRSRYQSVLDVGHDLSDSREEYEAGPSGTTGPSKAERPVSLLRNPAMLAACAVGIAGVALGIAGLSGLLPAETPLPVRKFQITLDNLGRDNVAISPDGTMLAFTRDSRLWVRPLDQIEGREISGTEDVDRVFWSPGSRYIGYLSARSIWKVGADGDGQVHLCDLPDQRLTGISWGGDGQIIFSMSSLRTGGGLYAVSEHGGVPVLLAEPDETKSERALATPLSLSDHNLRLFSVALTEDDSDVIANLSEQYRGNAELSQVITVGRISGSRIVAESPGYGRRTLSLEGDFLGVAGFASGHLVYYRETTRAEGDLWAVPFSPRIGELTGEAFPVVRHVNSVSLSTDGTMVYRPAFRPRQQLAVVNRRGRIERVIGSPQEWIGDPVLSPEGMRVIADARDGNLQGLWLYDFESGAESRLTFDDRDYSKPTYTSDGGSIVFAVSRSPNPGRFRRDGLLMRMDLDAMEEMTPFSTDSLTGWEPIMSGDGSKLVFFKRQSIQYLSTEGDAEPEVLIENQRRVFQGALSPDGRYLAYVSSLDGSPEVYVTRFPTGSGRWRVSVKGGWTPRWNPSGDELFYVEDNRMMSVPLLEGQGFRFGPPRVLFDGIQGGADYLRFSGFDVTGDGQKFILPTNAEEERPVLTIIENWPGEFGQ
- a CDS encoding glycosyltransferase family 9 protein produces the protein MEQASSPRILVVRPDRIGDVVLSLPVLDALRHRWPRAHLAMMVRPYTRSVPDRSPCLDTVIEDDPDTGHRGLAGFLAQVRRLRTHRFDTALMLMPTARHAWMLFLAGIPRRLGVGRTIYQALTFTRAISRGGYMPLRHESDYCLDLARALDAREPGGRPLIEVEEKEKAEARRVLDRPEGMPVIGIHPGNGRNAPNWTAERYGALARRLQDRHGAKIVVTGSAAEERLAEAIKSRLDGPALSLAGRLSLDELIAVIGEMDLLVSSSTGPMHLAGALGVPTVSIFCPLPARSPQRWRPLGGLDLNLLPPDGQCPTCDRGPFCDLSGITVDMVREAVAQQLG
- a CDS encoding adenine phosphoribosyltransferase gives rise to the protein MVSESRCDLDALKQKIRNVPDFPIPGINFKDVTTLFKDPAAFRMAVDRFVAEYADKSIDLVAGIEARGFILAPVLAYHMGKGIVPLRKPGKLPAETRRIEFDLEYGTDALEMHLDAIQPGDRVLIVDDLLATGGTATAACQLVEDAGGVVAGVGFLIELSFLDGRKRLGDRPVFSLLEYGSDE